The Catellatospora citrea DNA segment GCGGCGGGTCGACCCGGCCGTGGATCGCGATCACCAGCACGGCGAGCCCCACCGCGATGAGAACGAGCACTGACAACTCGGCCACGCCTGGTCCTCCACCCCGTAGTGGCCAGGACTCTAGCGTCCGGTGGCTACGGGGGCCGCCCGGTCAGTGGGCCGGGATGCGGTGCGGGGCGAGCCGTTCCAGGAAGGCCCGGTTGGCTTCCCAGCCGTCGACCTGCGGCGGGTCCGTGCCGAGCCAGACCGGCTCCGCCGCCGGGTACGCGTGCAACTGCTCCTCGACCCCCGCCCGGCTCACCACGACGCACGCCTGCCGGTGCCGGGACGCCAGCACGCACAGCCGTCCCGCCTCCAGGTGGAAGGCGCTGGCGTCGCGCCGCCCGCTCAGCGGGTGCCAGGCCAGCACCACCTCGTACTGCCGCCCCTGCAGCCGGTTGGCCGTGTCGACGGTGACCCCGGTGATGCCCCGGCGCTGCAGCGCCGCTTCGACGTGTGCCTTCTGGTCGCGGTGCACCACCCCGACGGCGACGTCGGCCCGGCTCAGCGGACGCGGTCCCGACGGGTCCACCGTGGACACCTCCGCGGTCACCAGCTGGTGCACCAGGTCGGCGAGCGTCGCGACCAGCGCCGGATCGGTGCGTGGCACGTGTGCGGCGGGCAGTTCCAGCAGCGCCCAGCCGTGCTCGGCGGCGTGCGCCAGCGCGGGGTGGGCGAGGCTGGCCAGCTCCAGCCGCCGATCGGTCGGTGCGGCGCCGGCGGTGAAGGCGCGGGTGTAGAACGCGTCGGAGATCACCGGTGCGGTGTGCGGGGCGAGCCGCCAGCTCACCGGCAGGGGGATGACGGGGGTGTCCGGGTGGTGGCGCAGCAGGGTGCCCGCGGCGGTGTCCAGCGGCCAGGTGGCCAGCGAGCGCACCGAGTGCTCGTCGGCGACGGTGAACGGGGCGAGCTGCCCCGGGTCGCCGACCAGCAGCAGCCGGTCGAACAGGTGCCCGACGCGCACCAGCGCCGCCGCCGACATCTGGTACGCCTCGTCGATGACGCCCAGCGGCCAGCTGCGCTCGTCGGCCTTGACGTAGGCCCACTTCGCGGCGGTGCCGACGAGGACGTCGCAGCCGCCGAGCTCGCCGAGCCTGGTGCCGGTGCGCACCTTGGTCCGGGGCCAACCGGTCGGCGGCGTCCACTCCTGGCCGTGCAGGCGGCCGGTGGACAGCCCGGCCCCGGCGAGCGCGATCACGAGGTCGTCGGCCTGGTCGTTGGTCTGCACCACGATCGGCACGTTCTCACCCACCGCGACCAGGCGTTTCGCGAGTTCCCTGACCAGGGTGGACTTGCCCGCGCCGGGCGGGGAGTCGACGACGACGGCCCGGTCGGCGCCGCGTACC contains these protein-coding regions:
- a CDS encoding AAA family ATPase yields the protein MSSAGARHEAAIEEVWDRVRGADRAVVVDSPPGAGKSTLVRELAKRLVAVGENVPIVVQTNDQADDLVIALAGAGLSTGRLHGQEWTPPTGWPRTKVRTGTRLGELGGCDVLVGTAAKWAYVKADERSWPLGVIDEAYQMSAAALVRVGHLFDRLLLVGDPGQLAPFTVADEHSVRSLATWPLDTAAGTLLRHHPDTPVIPLPVSWRLAPHTAPVISDAFYTRAFTAGAAPTDRRLELASLAHPALAHAAEHGWALLELPAAHVPRTDPALVATLADLVHQLVTAEVSTVDPSGPRPLSRADVAVGVVHRDQKAHVEAALQRRGITGVTVDTANRLQGRQYEVVLAWHPLSGRRDASAFHLEAGRLCVLASRHRQACVVVSRAGVEEQLHAYPAAEPVWLGTDPPQVDGWEANRAFLERLAPHRIPAH